A region of Candidatus Eisenbacteria bacterium DNA encodes the following proteins:
- a CDS encoding DegT/DnrJ/EryC1/StrS family aminotransferase has protein sequence MGTETANKIPLVDLKAQYAAIRGEIDEAMRRVLETTAFIGGPEVKALEEEFAGFCGASAAVGVSSGTSALHLALLGARVGPGDEVVTVSHTFIATAEMIVRCGARVVFCDIDPATGNMSVDDLRRKITPRTKLILPVHLYGCPAEMDAILAAAAEGEIAVIEDAAQAHGATYRGRRAGGIAPLGCFSFYPGKNLGAYGDGGMVTCRDAATATWLRNLSNHGRRDKYLHDEEGYNYRLDGIQAAVLRVKLRHLEQWNEARRRAAAWYDTRLAGLPGVEIYRYPAHVVPVYHLYVIQVDDRDAVLSRLRAGGIDAGVHYPVPLHLQPAYRHLGYRSGSLPATERAASRCLSLPIYPEITEALIDQVVEGLRAAMR, from the coding sequence ATGGGAACGGAGACCGCGAACAAGATCCCGCTCGTTGACCTGAAGGCGCAGTATGCCGCGATCCGGGGCGAGATCGACGAGGCCATGCGCCGCGTGCTCGAGACCACCGCCTTCATCGGCGGGCCCGAGGTCAAGGCGCTCGAGGAGGAGTTCGCCGGCTTCTGCGGCGCCTCGGCGGCCGTCGGGGTCTCCTCGGGAACGAGCGCGCTCCACCTGGCGCTCCTCGGCGCGCGCGTGGGGCCGGGCGACGAGGTCGTCACCGTCTCCCATACGTTCATCGCGACGGCGGAGATGATCGTCCGCTGCGGGGCCCGGGTCGTCTTCTGTGACATCGACCCGGCCACAGGCAACATGTCGGTCGACGATCTTCGCCGCAAGATCACGCCCCGCACGAAGCTGATCCTCCCCGTCCACCTCTACGGCTGCCCGGCGGAGATGGACGCGATCCTCGCGGCCGCCGCCGAGGGGGAGATCGCCGTCATCGAGGACGCGGCGCAGGCGCATGGCGCGACCTATCGAGGCAGGCGCGCCGGCGGGATCGCCCCGCTCGGCTGCTTCAGCTTCTACCCAGGCAAGAACCTGGGCGCGTACGGCGACGGAGGCATGGTCACATGCCGGGACGCGGCGACCGCGACATGGTTGCGCAACCTCTCGAATCACGGCAGGCGGGACAAGTACCTCCACGACGAGGAGGGTTACAACTACAGGCTCGACGGGATCCAGGCCGCCGTCCTCAGGGTCAAACTCCGCCATCTGGAGCAGTGGAATGAGGCGCGGCGGCGCGCCGCGGCCTGGTACGACACGCGCCTCGCGGGACTGCCTGGGGTCGAGATCTACAGGTATCCGGCGCACGTCGTCCCCGTCTATCACCTCTATGTCATCCAGGTCGACGACAGGGACGCGGTCCTCTCCCGCCTGCGCGCGGGCGGGATCGACGCGGGCGTGCATTATCCGGTTCCGCTTCACCTGCAGCCCGCCTACAGGCACCTGGGATACCGATCGGGCTCCCTGCCGGCAACGGAAAGGGCAGCGAGCCGCTGTCTCTCGCTGCCCATCTATCCGGAGATCACCGAGGCGCTCATCGATCAGGTCGTGGAGGGGCTCCGCGCGGCGATGCGCTGA